A genomic stretch from Plasmodium brasilianum strain Bolivian I chromosome 9, whole genome shotgun sequence includes:
- a CDS encoding alpha/beta hydrolase, translating to MYDKIIEKLSLASVNLLSKLGYEKRKRECKLKNRKKYKKKNRNYPLLLRIEDNANKKEKTLFFHYNYKKKQQSFLYLFKKKKYPKIKFLYNDIIKTYKNEKFLSDFSLDLLHELTKRENCTNFLRASEVYTLLLILSQEFLKRFNDDKVASVITSDGTAVPGDGAYMSNESNVKILKISCYLLKYLITNKAKSEMLDDSFMLFFLIKLNYIVNKKKDIEYKDLKKNYHFYFYFLLLYYYLFVYNNMKKIVLLPPKRIFKYSFSKLNEFALVYKYFDSIKNDIHNINTYGIYTHNNNFDNNISNKNKSKNKNKYVNKKKYTDFLKDNYIVNFNSLKEKCNVFFKFNDISNIRFLTSMSKLNVLHMDSHEHIIKPKCTLLNDSLNSYVLFLLSVLFNLDNKSSTGNCIEIKHINDNDGISGSSSYKSSNTNRKEGCYSSSGGAKENEIFLHSYSEKKKRTKSPCNLLLKNINNKKTNKMNKTVLLTELTYQSLDYVTLNEHMCYFNNKGKNSNVSSVGSASGTISGISTDNSSNNMIENCLSEIIKYIEKRRKLVYVGNTKDVDMVSQNNDNKKNARNEENILFNIINIDNKLKSKNNLNLEILLKKINDLMNIIQDPSIYIKSGLHIILRNVCINKLNSLNLDLLFLINLYSNNNFKNKFFHYDQRYVEPIDVPQGRDSRGSGNAISSNSSDYVGQNNKNTAKKQIERKGSEKEYFNIEMKKKSQGVTMKRQSNEIYNELSVIIKIFANNFSVKDLTYNCFSVLYSMYKNILQNMLRISFNFTYFISAEFYFFNDNINFLSLMNLKKELIPSTLYFDSVRAFTNIKSHYNIHDNAPGSDEDKGVIKNKNSKRIYKTKKVKEVIKVKEVIKVKEDIKVKEDREVRENKETKEIRKENQMNYAEGTENQQSCRKSFDSFLDKLDNMLMDETIQKKMNYKEVSLASSYTEKMKKKEKKILLDEHMYMINKFNHHFYDVHDRLLPVYIYSKKCNIRRNKKSRTHKHTEGEIGQKWEINSGTERERGEKKENMRDEEKKNNKEQKKKMEVDIVFVHGLRGSAHRTWRLANMYHDADNRHFYYRNNIKKCRKGGGKLLRNGSAHVGDGINNDNDNNNDNGKDDGGFSSISSNSSTTGVWTFLDINSKGGGRMSKEETSIQSLKGKNEPNEKGDDLLNIKNGSVENLKEKENVITFDESRKQIRQCIKIRNNFHFIIKKNVINILMLNYKHNQNILPLYVNTKIINKNIFKSLFLHNKKLKNDLDLYSDLFSHQLWPMYILYPHKKNINIFIFNYHSPLYPDSNYYMKVHYKEGKRMKEENDKEDVTSNNSVYMDNIKKENKENESNKENKDKKENTSYMYSYLNTINSFFSRKEEDYEHSLNKEKYFYTDRMNLDELSNFLLKKLKSINLGKKNDIIFIAHSMGGLLTQYVLLKDDKILNKTKFIFFYASPHFGSPLSSTALFFKTFLSPYVYQLNDYGSLLSNLQYSFRERIKEKNVKVYSFSESEKTPLPLIGVYTMIVPSISSYLHYADIFVIIKKCDHLDISKLNSEEDVKYYYLNKAIKEVMKVN from the exons atgtatgataAGATCATAGAAAAACTAAGTTTAGCTTCTGTCAATTTGTTATCAAAACTAGGTtatgaaaagagaaaaagggaatgtaaattaaaaaatagaaagaaaTATAAGAAGAAGAATAGGAACTATCCGTTATTATTAAGAATTGAAGATAATGCtaataagaaagaaaaaacactattttttcattataattataaaaagaaacaacaatcgtttctatatttatttaagaaaaaaaaatatcccaaaattaaatttttatataatgatattattaagacatataaaaatgaaaaatttttaagtgATTTTTCCTTAGACCTTCTTCATGAATTAACCAAAAGGGAAAATTGTACCAACTTTTTGAGGGCAAGTGAGGTGTACACGTTATTATTAATCTTAAGtcaagaatttttaaaaagattcAATGATGATAAGGTTGCTTCTGTTATTACCAGTGATGGCACCGCAGTTCCGGGTGATGGTGCATATATGTCTAATGAAAGCAACGTgaagatattaaaaataagttgCTATTTGCTTAAATACTTAATCACGAATAAAGCGAAAAGTGAAATGCTAGATGACTCTTTTATGTTGTtctttttgataaaattgaattatatagttaacaaaaaaaaagatattgaatataaagacttaaagaaaaattatcatttttatttttattttttgttacttTATTACTATCTCtttgtttataataatatgaagaaaattgTTCTGTTGCCTCCAAAAAGGATCTTTAAGTATTCCTTCAGCAAATTAAACGAATTTGCATTAGTTTATAAATACTTTGACTCTATAAAAAACGATATACACAATATAAATACCTATggaatatatacacataataacaattttgataataatataagcaataaaaacaaaagcaaaaacaaaaacaaatatgtTAACAAGAAGAAATATACCGactttttaaaagataactACATAGTTAATTTTAACTCCTTAAAAGAAAAGtgtaatgtattttttaaatttaatgatatttcaaatattcGTTTTTTAACAAGTATGAGTAAGTTGAATGTTTTGCACATGGACTCGCACGAACATATTATAAAACCCAAATGTACACTTCTGAATGATTCGTTAAATAGCTACGTGTTATTTTTGTTGTCAGTATTGTTTAATTTAGATAATAAAAGTAGCACAGGGAATTGCATAGAAATTAAGCACATAAACGATAATGACGGGATTAGCGGTAGCAGTAGTTACAAGAGTAGTAACACAAATAGGAAAGAAGGTTGTTATAGTAGTAGTGGTGGAGCAAAAGAAaacgaaatatttttacattcgtactcggaaaaaaagaagcgcACGAAATCTCCGTGTAATTTGTtgttaaaaaacataaataacaaGAAAACAAATAAGATGAACAAAACAGTACTACTAACCGAGTTGACATATCAGTCGTTGGATTATGTAACGTTAAATGAACACATGTGCTACTTCAATAATAAGGGGAAGAATAGTAATGTTAGTAGTGTTGGCAGTGCCAGTGGTACCATCAGCGGCATTAGCACtgataatagtagtaataatatgatTGAAAATTGTCTGAgcgaaataataaaatatattgagaAAAGACGCAAGTTAGTATATGTGGGTAACACAAAGGACGTTGACATGGTTTcacaaaataatgataataaaaaaaatgcaaggaatgaagaaaatatattatttaatataattaacatagacaataaattaaaaagtaagaaTAATCTAAACTTAGAAATTttgttgaaaaaaattaatgactTGATGAATATTATTCAGGATCcgtctatatatataaaaagtggGCTTCACATAATACTAAGAAATGTGTGTATAAACAAGTTGAATTCCTTAAATCTGGATCTTCTCTTTCTGATAAATTTATACTCAAacaacaattttaaaaataagttttttcACTATGACCAAAGGTATGTTGAGCCGATCGACGTTCCACAGGGCAGAGATAGCAGGGGAAGCGGTAACGCCATTAGCAGCAATAGTAGCGATTACGTAGgacaaaataacaaaaatacagCGAAGAAGCAGATAGAAAGGAAAGGGAGCGAAAAGGAGTACTTTAACattgaaatgaaaaagaaatcgCAGGGTGTCACTATGAAAAGACAAAgcaatgaaatatataatgaactatctgttattattaaaatttttgcaaaCAATTTTTCAGTAAAGGATTTAACGTATAATTGCTTTTCTGTTTTATATAgcatgtataaaaatatattacaaaatatgcTCAGaatatcatttaattttacttattttattagtgccgaattttatttttttaatgacaATATAAACTTTCTTTCtttaatgaatttaaaaaaggagcTAATACCAAGTACTTTATACTTTGACAGTGTAAGAGCATTTACAAATATCAAATCGCATTATAA CATACATGATAATGCGCCTGGAAGTGATGAGGATAAGGGagtgataaaaaataaaaattcaaaaagaatatataaaacaaaaaaagttaaagaaGTTATAAAAGTTAAAGAAGTTATAAAAGTTAAAGAAGATATAAAAGTTAAAGAAGATAGAGAAGTtagagaaaataaagaaactAAAGAAATAAGAAAGGAAAATCAAATGAATTACGCAGAAGGTACAGAGAATCAGCAGAGTTGTAGGAAATCATTTGATTCATTTCTAGACAAACTAGACAACATGCTAATGGATGAAActatacagaaaaaaatgaattacaaAGAAGTATCGCTTGCATCCTCTTatacagaaaaaatgaaaaaaaaagaaaaaaaaatactattagATGAGCACATGTACATGATTAACAAATTTAatcatcatttttatgaTGTACATGACCGTCTTTTGCCTGTATACATTTACTCAAAAAAGTGCAATATACgcagaaataaaaaaagtaggaCTCATAAACATACCGAGGGTGAAATTGGACAAAAATGGGAAATCAATTCGGGAACAGAAAGGGAAAggggggaaaaaaaggagaacaTGAGGGACGAAGAGAAGAAGAACAACAAAGAACAAAAGAAGAAGATGGAAGTAGATATTGTGTTCGTACACGGGTTACGAGGAAGCGCTCATCGTACATGGAGATTAGCAAACATGTATCATGACGCCGATAATcgtcatttttattataggaataatataaaaaaatgcagaaAAGGAGGAGGGAAATTACTGCGTAATGGTAGTGCACACGTAGGTGATGGTATAAacaatgataatgataacaataaCGATAACGGAAAGGACGATGGCGGATTCAGTAGTATAAGCAGTAACAGTAGCACTACTGGTGTGTGGACGTTCCTTGATATTAATAGCAAAGGAGGAGGAAGAATGTCAAAAGAGGAGACGAGTATTCAATCGTTAAAGGGGAAAAATGAACCGAACGAAAAAGGAGATGATCtactaaatattaaaaacggTAGTGTCGAAAatttgaaagaaaaagaaaatgtaatTACGTTTGATGAATCAAGAAAACAAATAAGacaatgtataaaaatacgtaataattttcatttcataataaaaaaaaatgtaattaatatactaatgttaaattataaacataaCCAAAATATCTTACCATTATAtgttaatacaaaaattataaataaaaacatttttaaatctttatttctgcataataaaaaattaaaaaatgactTAGACCTTTATAGCGATTTGTTTTCTCATCAACTGTGGcctatgtatattttataccctcataaaaaaaatattaatatttttattttcaattatCATTCGCCTTTGTACCCGGAttctaattattatatgaaggTTCACTACAAAGAGGGGAAACGCATGAAGGAGGAGAATGACAAGGAGGATGTAACAAGCAACAATTCAGTTTACATGGATAACatcaaaaaggaaaataaagagaatgagtcaaataaagaaaataaagacaAAAAAGAGAACACTAGTTATATGTATTCCTATTTAAACACAATAAACTCTTTTTTTAGCAGAAAAGAGGAAGATTATGAACACTCcctaaataaagaaaaatatttctacaCAGATAGGATGAATTTGGATGAACTAtcgaattttcttttaaagaagttaaaaagtataaatttgggtaaaaaaaatgatatcaTATTTATAGCTCATTCTATGGGAGGACTATTAACtcaatatgtattattaaaagatgataaaattttaaataaaacaaaatttatttttttttatgcttctCCCCACTTTGGATCACCACTATCCTCCACAGCTCTTTtctttaaaacatttttatctCCGTATGTTTATCAGCTGAATGATTATGGTTCGTTATTAAGTAACTTGCAGTATTCTTTCAGGGAAAGaatcaaagaaaaaaatgtaaaagtcTATTCTTTCTCCGAGTCGGAAAAGACTCCCTTGCCGCTTATTG gGGTGTACACAATGATTGTGCCAAGCATCAGCTCCTATTTGCATTACGCtgatatatttgtaattattaaGAAATGCGACCATTTGGATATTAGTAAGCTAAATAGCGAAGAGGATGtaaagtattattatttaaataaagcaATAAAGGAAGTAATGAAGGTTAACTAG